TCAATATTGTTCCGGACAAGACGGTGAGTGGGGAGTATGACCAGCCCGGGATCATTTATATTGACCAGGCTCATCATTACAAAATCGTAACTGTACTCTTCAAGCGGCGCTTTCTCCTGTTCCCTGCGCCAGTCACGGTAAGCTAAAGCGGTTTCATAACGGTGATGGCCATCGGCAATGAAAATGCGCTGGCCGGCCATAAACCTCTGGACCTGAGAGATGACGTCATTGTCGGTAACGGTCCATAAGCTGTGGTGATGGTTATCTTCATCCGTGAAGCTAATATCCGGATCTCGCTGCGTCTGGTCACAGGTTATTTTTTCTATAGTCCTGTCCGGATCGACATACAGACCGAAAATAGGGCTGAAATTAGCCTGGCAGGCCTGCATTAATGACAGCCGATCGGCCTTGTGCTTCGGTATCGTTTCCTCGTGCGGGATAATTATGCCTTTTTCGTAAGGTTCTAATTTAACACTGCAGATAAAACTGTTGCGGGTTCTTTCGCGGCCTTCATGGTTAAATCTTTCCTGGCAGAGATATATAGCAGGCGAATTTTCTTTCTTTAAAATACCTTCTTTAAGCCAGCTGGAAAATACCGCGGCTGCGCGGGTATGCCGGTTATCCTCCTCTGTATCAGAAGAATAAGATTTTCCATATTCAAGGCGGATAATATTATTGGGATGCAGTTGATAGAAATATTCCTGTTTCTTTTCGTTGATAACATCGTAAGGCGGTGTTATCAGGAGGTTCATTGCTCCCGCACCCGTGCTATAACGAATTCCTTTAAAGGGTATTACAGTTGCCATGAAATACCTCCGGGGATTTTAATACTTACATGATATTTTAGTATAACTAACCAGCTAAGTCCAGTGGTTTGGAGCAAAAAGAAAAGGAAAACATTGTCTTTCTCTCCAGTTCTGAATAACCATCGGACGTTTCGAAAGCAAGGTATTGACATAAAGGGCGGTTTTTGATAAACTTTTTAAAACTTATAATCCTTTAAGACGGTCCGGTGAGGCCGGCAAGGGAGATAAAACGTGTGCGGTTAAAGCTATGCCTGCTCGCCGGAAGATGAGCGGGCATTTTTAATTGTAAGGGAGTTTTAAAACATGTCGGACAAGATGCGTCAAAAAGCGCAGATTCTGGATAAAGAGGGTATTCGGCGGGCTCTGGTCAGGATTGCGCATGAAATAATTGAAAGAAACAAAGGGACAGAAAAAATAGCCTTAATAGGTATCCAGCGCAGGGGGGTTCCGCTGGCAAACCGGTTAAGCGGTTACATAAGGGAAATAGAAAATAAGGAAATCCCTGTCGGAGTACTTGATATAACCTTGTACAGGGACGATTTGACCACTTTAGCCCATCAGCCTATTTTACGCCGCACGGAGGTCCCGTTTCCGGTTAAGAATCAAAAAATTGTCCTCGTTGATGACGTCATCTATACCGGACGAACAATCAGGGCTGCTATGGATGCAATAATGGATCTCGGCAGGCCGAATATAATCCAACTGGCTGTACTTGTTGACCGCGGCCACCGTGAACTGCCGATTCGCGCTGATTACATAGGCAAAAGCACTCCCACATCCAGCAAAGAAATAGTCGCCGTGCGTTTACAGGAAATAGACGGACAGGAAGGTGTCTTCATCCTGGGTGAGGGATGACATACATGCCGCTTAAAGCAGCCCCATTAGAAGGATGAAAATTTATCAATACAAGGGAGGCCAATGCCTTAAGTGCGATTTTGAGCCTTAATTCAAAGAACGAGTGAACCCGAGGATAAGCGAGGGAACTGTTTGAGGCATATGCGCCGAGTTTGACCGAGCCCGAGGGTGAACGAGTTCGTACAAGCATAAGAGGCGAACATGAGCACATAGGCAGTTGACCTCCCTGATGCAAGGTTGGGAGAGGACCATGGTTCAAAAGAAAAACCTGATCGGGCTTGAGCATATAGATGCGCATGAAATAGAACTGATCCTTGATACTGCGGTTGCAATGAAGGAAATAGTCTCCCGTCCGGTCAGAAAAGTGCCGACTTTGCGCGGACGTACAATTACCAACCTGTTTTACGAACCAAGTACGCGGACACGGACCTCTTTTGAGCTGGCCGCCAAGTTTTTAAACGCTGACGTAATCAACATTTCCTCATCGGCCAGCAGCGTGGTTAAGGGGGAGAGCCTGAAAGATACAGTCCGCACTATAGAAGCCATGGGTACGGACGTCGTGATTATCCGGCATCCGATGGCAGGCGCCGCAAATTTGCTGACCGGATGGATAGAGGCCTCAGTTGTTAACGCAGGTGACGGCGCTCATGAACATCCGACCCAGGGACTTCTGGATCTGTTTACTGTCAGGGAAAAGAAGGGTGTCCTTAACGGTCTGAAAATAGTTATTGTAGGGGACATATTGCACAGCCGTGTGGCGAGATCCGACATCTGGGGATTTTTAAAAATGGGCGCCAGTGTATCGGTCTGCGGTCCCGCCACCATGATGCCGGTTGGTGTAGAACGGACAGGCGCCGCTGTTTCCTGCAGTATTGATGAAGCGATAAAGGATGCGGATGTAATTATTATGCTCCGGATCCAACTGGAAAGGCAGAAGGCCGGACTGTTTCCCAGCCTCAGGGAATATGCGCGTCTTTTTGGCTTAAACAGCGAAAGGCTTTCCCTGGCTAAAAGGGATGCTCTGGTAATGCATCCGGGTCCCATGAACAGGGGAATAGAAATATCCGGTGAAGTCGCCGACAGCCTTCAATCTGTAATTAATGAACAGGTAACCAACGGGGTGGCGGTTAGGATGGCTGTCTTATACCTGCTTGCAGGAGGGGGTGATGCTTAATGAAGCTGCTGATCAAAAGAGGGACCCTAATCAGTCCGGATCAAAAGAAGATATTCAGCGCGGATGTTTTGATTGCAGACGGAAAGATTGCTGTACTAGGCAACAACCTTGAAACGGACGGGGCGGTTATTATAGATGCGGACGGAAAACTAGTCCTGCCCGGCCTGATTGATCTTCATGCGCATTTAAGAGAACCGGGTTTTGAAGACAGTGAAACAATTGCTGCCGGAACAATGGCTGCAGCCAGGGGAGGTTTCACAAGTTTAGCCTGTATGCCCAATACAAATCCGGTTGCCGATAACAGTTCGGTAATTAATTATATTTTAAACAAAGCCCGCCAGGAGGGGAGAGTTAATGTTTTCCCGATTGGCGCCATCACGGTTGGCAGTAAGGGCGAAGAGCTTGCCGAAATGGCTGGTTTAAAAGAAGCGGGAGCAGTTGCTTTTTCGGATGACGGCAGGTGTGTTTCCAATGCTGTGATAATGTTCAGAGCTATGCAGTACGCCAGGATGATCGATATGCCGGTCATCGCTCATTGTGAGGATACCAGCCTGTCGGCCCAGGGGTCGATGCATGAAGGTTATTATTCCACTTTACTGGGCTTGAAGGGTATCCCTGCGGCAGCCGAGGAAGTAATTATTGCCCGTGATCTTATACTGGCAAAAGAAACAGGGTGCCGTCTGCATATAGCCCATGTAAGCACGGCGGGTTCGGTTCAGTTAATCCGCCAGGCTAAGGCTTGGGGGCTGAAGGTTACTGCAGAGGCGACACCGCACCATTTTACACTGACTGACCGGGAGGTTACCGGGTATAACACCAACACTAAAGTAAATCCTCCCTTAAGAACGCAAGAGGATTTAGATGCAGTCAGGCAGGGATTGCGCGACGGTACAATTGACGTCATAGCCACTGACCATGCTCCGCATGCGCGGGAAAAGAAGGAAGTGGAATATGAAAATGCTCCATTCGGGATTTCAGGGCTGGAAACTGCCGTAGGGCTTGTTTGGACGGAACTTGTCAATACAGGAATTCTTTCTCCTCTCGATGCAGTTGAAAAAATGACGATAAATCCCGCACGCATCCTGGGTATTTCTAAAGGGGTACTGGCTGAGGGCGCGGATGCTGATCTTACGGTTATCGATCCCGCCCGGACGGAAAAGGTGGACCCGGCAAGGTTCGTCAGCAAGGGGCGCAATACACCATTCGCCGGCAGAACGCTTACCGGCATTCCCGTACTAACTATCGTTGGAGGAAAAATCGTCTTTGAATATGCCGGGCGCGTATTCAGTAAAACCACCTAAAGGTTTATTATGAAAAGTTTTTATAAGATATTTGTAATCAACTTTTCAAAATTTTAATGGCAGAGGATGTTGATTAAAATGAAGGCTTCACTTGCTTTGGAAGACGGGACGGTTGTTACAGGCAATGCTTTTGGAGAACAAGGCGCTCAGTGGGGCGAAGTAGTTTTCAACACAGGGATGACGGGATATCAGGAGATTCTTACTGACCCCTCATATTGCGGACAGATTGTAGTTATGACTTATCCTTTGATCGGTAATTACGGTATCAATACGGAGGATTTTGAGTCAAAAAAGTCCGGGATCAGGGGATTTGTCGTGTATGAGGAATGCGGACGCCCAAGCAATTGGAGATCCAGTTCAAGTATCTCCGATTTTTTATACAGGGAAGGTATAATTGGCTTGAGCGGGGTTGACACACGCAGTTTAACCCTGCATCTGCGTAATTTCGGAACAATGCGGGGAATCATCAGCACCGAAAACAAAACTCCCGAAGAACTTATCCAGGAGGCCGGCAGCTGTCCTTTCCTCAGCGGACTGGATCTGGTAACTGCTGTAGCCACCAGGGAAATTTACGTTATAGAAGGCACGGGACATCGTGTCGTATTATTTGACCTCTGAGGTTACCCACAGAAATCTTAATGACGGGACGATAGAAGGAATAAGACACAAATACCTACCGGTTTTTTCCGTGCAGTATCACCCGGAGGCCTCGCCAGGTCCGCAGGAATCCGCCTACCTTTTTGACGAGTATATTGACATAATGCGTACGAACAGGGGTGAGTAAATGCTCATTAGAAGCGACATCCGAAAAGTGATGGTAATCGGTTCGGGTCCGATAATTATTGGTCAGGCTGCTGAATTTGACTATGCCGGCACACAGGCCTGCCGTTCCCTGAAAGAAGAGGGCATGGAGGTTGTCCTGATTAACAGTAATCCGGCAACGATTATGACTGATACCAACATGGCTGACCGTGTGTATATAGAACCGCTGACACCGGAATTCTTAAGCAAGCTGATTGAAAAAGAAAAACCCGACGGCCTGCTGCCCACTCTGGGCGGTCAGGTCGGTTTGAATGTAATTGAAGTAAACCCGAGAGTTTCACGTTCTTCAGCCCTTGCCTCCAAGGCAACGGGATATCCGATTGCCAAGGTTGCCAGCAAGATCGCCATCGGGCTGAATCTTGATGAAATTAAAAATGCGGTTACGGGAAAAACCTATGCCTGCTTTGAGCCTTCCATTGATTATGTGGTCGCAAAATTTCCCCGCTGGCTGTTTGACAAATTTGCTCTGGCAGACAGACTGTTAGGGACGCAGATGAAAGCAACCGGGGAAGTAATGGCAATTGACCGGACAATAGAAGGCGCCCTGCTTAAGTCGGTGCGTTCTCTGGAAATCGGCCTGATGGGGTTCTTTATTCCCGAATTCAGCGAAAAGAGCGATCATGAAATTGAACAGCAAATGGTTAACGCTGATGATTTGCGTCTTTTTGCTGTTGCTGAAGGGCTCCGCCGGGGGGTATCTAAAGAACGTATTTTTGAACTGACCAAAATAGACCGTTTTTTCCTTGATAAATTAAAAAACATAGTCAATATGGAAGAGCAGATTAGAGAATCCTGCGGCAAGTTAAGTTCGGAATTGCTTCAAAAAGCTAAAAAAATGGGTTTTGGGGACGCACATATCGCGCAACTGACCGGTCTTAACGAGATTAAAGAGGTGCGGGAACTGCGCCGAAAGAATGAAATTGTTCCCGCATATAAGATGGTCGATACGTGCGCAGCGGAATTTGAGGCGGTAACACCTTATTATTACTCAAGCTATGATGGATTTAATGAGGTTCAGCCATCAGAAAATCGAAAGGTTGTTGTGCTGGGTTCAGGGCCGATCAGAATTGGTCAGGGAATTGAGTTTGATTACTGTTCGGTGCACTCAGTGTGGGCACTGCGTCAGGAAGGCGTAGAGGCAATAATAATTAACAACAACCCTGAGACTGTAAGCACAGATTTTGACACCGCCGACCGTTTGTACTTTGAACCGCTAGTAATTGAAGACGTCATGAATGTTCTGGATAAGGAAAAACCCGAGGGGGTTATCGTTCAGTTTGGCGGTCAGACAGCGGTTAACCTTGCCGCGCCCCTTGCCGGCAGCGGTGTAAAAATTTTAGGTACTTCCGTTAATAATATAGACCGTGCTGAAGACAGGGAACGGTTTGATAATTTGCTGACGCAGCTGAATATTCCAAAGCCGTTGGGGCAAACCGCCCTTTCTGTTGAAGAAGCCGATCTTACCGCTGCCCGGATAGGATTTCCTGTGTTAATCAGGCCGTCCTACGTGCTGGGAGGCAGGGCAATGGTTATAGTATACAACAGGGATGAGCTTCTCAATTATATGGCCACAGCCGTGAAAATAACCCCGGAACATCCGGTGCTGGTAGATAAATATCTTTTCGGGGTCGAGCTTGAGGTAGACGCCGTTTCTGACGGAGATACTGTATTAATCCCCGGAATTATGAGGCATGTTGAACGCGCCGGCGTCCATTCCGGTGACAGCATAGCTGTTTATCCCGCGAGTGAGATAAGCCCGGAAATTAAGGAGAAAATTGTCGATTATACAACAAGACTTGCCCAGGCTCTTCAGGTGCGCGGTATAATAAATATTCAGTATGTCCTGCATGACGGAGAAGTTTATGTATTGGAGGTCAATCCACGCGCCAGCCGGACCGTGCCGTATATCAGCAAAATTACCGGGATTCCCGTAGTTAATCTGGCCACACGTATAATTTTAGGGCGAACTTTAAAAGAACTCGGGTATGCTGGAGGATTGTGGAAGGAAGGAGTGCTTACAGGTGTAAAAACGCCTGTTTTCAGCTTTGCAAAACTTACTGAAGTAGATATATCTTTAGGTCCGGAAATGAAGTCGACAGGTGAAGTAATGGGCATTGATAGAAGATATTCAGTCGCGCTGTACAAATCACTTGTTTCCGCGGGATATGCTATTCCACAAAAAGGTAACGTGCTTGCCTCAATTGCCGACAGGGATAAAAAAGAATCCCTGCCCATTTTATCTACACTGGCCGGATTGGGCTATAAGCTTTTCGCCACGGTCGGTACGGCAGAATTTCTGCGGAGTTCCGGGATGAGCGTAGAATCAGTCAGAAAAATAAGAGAAGACTCACCAAATATCGTTGACTTGATCAGGACCGGCGAAATTCATCTGGTAATCAGTACTTTGACCAGAGGGCGTGAGCCGGAGCGGGATGGTTTTAGAATTCGCCGTATGGCTGTTGAACATAATATTCCCTGTCTTACTTCCCTGGATACCGCCTGGGCTTTAGTTGAGGTTCTGCGGTCAATTAATGAAGGCGATGACATTGAACTTATTGCCTTGCAGGATGTGCTTCAGGAGGTAACCTAGGTGTTAAAACGGATTTGCCTATCTTCCGTTCTGTTGCTTTTTTATTTTTTATTAAAACCGCTGTGGTCTGGAACAGACTACCCGGTTGCTTCTTATGCCAATGTCCCGTTGCTGGAACATTATGATCTTATTGTTGCCGGCGCTGAGCCGGAAGGAATTGCCGCCGCCGTATCCGGGGCCCGTAATGGTTTAAAAACACTGCTTGTAGATGTCCGTCCGGAAGTAGGCGGCCTGATGACCCGCGGCTGGTTGAGCAATATTGATATGAATTACGGGCCTAATAAGGAAATCTTGAACAAGGGGATTTTTCTGGAATTTTACGAGGGCGTTGGGGGAGATGCTTTTGATCCGGCTGTGGCAAGCCAGGTTTTTAATTCCATAATTGCAAAAGAGAAGAATCTCCAGGTATTTTTAAATGCGGCTGATATACAACCGCTGTCAGTGAACAATACTATGATCGGATTGAGGATTTTACCGCAAAAGGGAGATGCCAGGGAAGTCAAAGCATGGCGGGTAATTGACGCCACCTGTGACGCTGATATAGCTGCCGCCGCAGGTGTTCCATACAGTCTCGGGTTTAGTGACTGCGGCCGGCCAGGTGAATATATGGCAACGACTTTAGTTTTTAGGTTAAAAGGAATAAGTTCACTGGACTGGATGAAACTGGTTCTGAATCTTAAGCTCTCCGAAGAACCAAACAACGGTGTAAAAAACCAGAGCGCCTGGGGCTTTTCTCAGATAATGAAACGTTATCAGCCCACCGACAACCGTTTGATGGTGCGGGGCTTAAATATATGCCGCTTAAAAGACAACCGGGTTTTAGTCAATGCGCTGCTGGTTTTGGGGATGGATCCTCTGGATTATAATTCCCGCAAGGAAGGAAGGATTCTCGCTGAAAAAGAGATTCCCCTACTGACAAAATATATTTCAAAAAACATTCCCGGCCTGTCGTCGGTCATGCCTGATGCAACGGCGCCCGAATTATACATCAGGCAGTCAAGGAATATTTATGGGTTATATCGCTTAAGCATAAACGACGTATTGGAAAACAGGGATTTTAAAGACCGCATTGCCATGGGCTCTTATCCCGTTGATATACAGGCCACCAGCCAGTCTTTCCGCGGTGATGTAATAGGCAAACCCAAGCTTTACTCGGTGCCTTTCCGCTGTCTTGTGCCAAAGGAAGTTAATAACCTCCTGGTGGTGGGGAGGTCCGCAAGCTTTGATTCGCTGTCAGCCGGCAGCACAAGGGTTATCCCTGTAGGCATGGCGACAGGCCAGGCGGCCGGCGCGGCTGCCGCCCTCAGTATTGAAAAAGGATTGCCTTTTAACGAAATGAGCGGTGATCTAAACGTTATCCATGAACTGCAGAAAAGGTTAAACGCGCAGGGAATGAAACTGTACTCCTTCTCGTATGAAATTCCCTGCGGGAATCACTGGGCATACCCCGGCTTAAGATTTGTCAGGAAATGGGGGATGGCTTCCGGCGGCTACACTAATAATTACCGGCTTGATGAAGCGATGTCTGTAATGAGCTTTATAAATACGCTTTCAAGAGTAACCGGTACAAAGATTCCGACTGGTGTGATGATTTACCCGGCAAGTGAAAAGCTCACATTGACAAACGCTTCTCAGATTATATGCTGCTTTAAAAATTTGAGCGTTCCCAAACCGGAAACCCTTCAGTATTTAAAGTTGGCCGGATTTTGGGAGCCCGACTTGTTAAAGCATATTCAAAATGAAGGAAAAATCAGCAAGGGAGCAGGATATATGATCGTTTTAAGGTATGCTGACTGGCCTGGTCAGACAAGCATAAATCAGGGGGGGCAAAATTGATCCATAACCCAAAGGCCCGGATTGTACGCCAAAAAATGATTTTCCCAGGTTGCTGCCTGCTGACAATTTTATCCCCGGATATAAGCAGGACGGCGAAGCCGGGACAGTTTATTCAGGTGCGTATTTTACCTCTTCTGGATTCTACGCTGCGCCGTCCATTCAGCATTCACAGAGTAGACAGGGAGGAAGGTGAGTTATCGCTGCTTTACAGGGTGGTTGGCCGGGGTACTGCCCTGCTGTCCATGGAAAAAGAAAATAATTTTTTAGACATCATTGGGCCTTTGGGAAATGGTTTCACTATTCCCGAAGGAAAGAAAAAACTGGCGATAGCAGCGGGCGGTATCGGAATCGCCCCCTTGTTTTTCCTGCTTCAGGAATTGGCGCAGAGTAAAAACAAGGATTTTTCAATCTATACTTTGCTGGGAGCGCGCACCAGGGAAGAATTAATTCTTGCCGATGAAATAACAAGCCTTACGGATAGTTTTTCGGGAGGCGTCAAAGTGGCAACTGACGATGGAACAGTTGGTCACAGCGGTCCTGTGACGGAATTACTTGAGGAAGTACTCGCAAACAGGCTGGCCGAAATGGTCTACGTCTGTGGTCCGCATGATTTTCTGCGTGTGTCCGCCGCCATGCTGGAAAAGTATGGCGCAGCAGGACAGTTATCCATTGAGGAGCGTATGGCTTGTGGTATAGGCGCCTGTTACTCATGCGTTTGCAGAACTAACCGGAAAAAAGGGGAACAACCTGTTTACAAGAGAGTATGCCTTGACGGACCGGTCTTTTATGCCAACGAGGTGGCTTTTTGATGAAATCTTTGCAAGAGGAACCCAACCTGGCAGTTGAAATAGCTGGAATAAAGTTTAAAAATCCCATCGTGACCGCTTCCGGAACCTTCGGCTTTGGAAAAGAATATTCGGTTTTTGTCGACCTGAGCAAACTTGGCGGGATAGTTTTTAAAAGCCTGACACTGCAGCCATGTCCGGGAAATCCTCCGCCGCGGATATTTGAGACGTCATCAGGCCTGCTAAATTCAATTGGTCTGGAAAACCCTGGGGTAGAAAATTTCATGAAATTTTACCTGCCCGGTTTAAAAGAAATCTCAACGAATATAATTGCAAGCATAGCTGGCGGCGCTGTGGAAGAGTACGCCGCCGTCGCCGGCAGGCTGGGTGAATCTGAGGTAATATCGGCTCTTGAGTTAAACATATCCTGTCCTAACGTAAGGCACGGCGGTATGCAATTTGGCGTTTCGCCGTCCGCATCCGCTGAAGTAGTAAAAAGTGTTAAGTCTGTTACCGACAAACCTGTTATAGTAAAACTATCCCCGAATGTAACCAATATTGTAGAAATAGCACGAAGTGTCGCCGCTGCGGGCGCGGACGCTCTTTCAATGATCAATACCCTGACGGGAATGGCCATTGATATTTACCGGCGCAGGCCGGTTCTGGGCAACATTAAAGGAGGGCTTTCCGGCCCGGCTGTTAAACCTGTGGCTGTCAGGGCTGTCTGGGATGTATACCGGGAAGTCGGGTTGCCGATTATTGGTATGGGCGGCATAACGTGCGCCCGGGACGCATTAGAGTTTATTATGGCCGGCGCCAGGGCGGTTGCGGCAGGAACGGTGAATTTTATTAACCCGGAGGCGACAATTGATATATTGGAAGGAATCACATTTTTCTTAAAAGAAAACGGGATACCAGACATTAATAGCCTGGTAGGCGCTGCGCATAATCAAATACAAGGGTTTTAAATAAACGACGCAGTAGAAAAGCTGGTCTTAAGAATGCCTGGAAAACAATACTTTTACAGAAGGTTTTATTTTGAGCCATTTTTCAGTTGAGGATGTGATGGTGCGGGAGGAGAGGATCACCGGACTGGTCCTTAACTGGAAAGCGGTAGGAATGGCCAACCTGCATGTCGATCCGCTGGCTGTCAACTCCAGATATGTAATAGATTCGACTGGACACGATGCGCAGGTAACAAATATAGTTGTCCGGAAACTGAAGGGAAAACTAAACACTCAATCGGGGGCGCTTGAAGGGGAAAAATCCATGTGGGCTTCCCGCGGAGAAGAGGCCATTCTGGCCAATACAATTGAAGTTTATCCCTGTCTGTATGTGGCGGGTATGGCGGCAAATGCTGTCGTCGGAGGTTACCGGATGGGTCCTGTCTTTGGCGGAATGCTCTTATCGGGGCAAAAGGTTGCCCAATTGATTTTAAATAGATAGTATTGGATGAAATATTGCGTATTCTTTCCTGAAGGAGCAATAAAACTCATTGCAACTCTAGTGGAGGCATTGGCGCCGATGTTTGTACACCTGCATGTGCATACCGAATATAGCCTTTTGGACGGCGCAGCCAGAATTAAAAAAGTTGCCGCGGCTGCCCGGGAATTAAACATGCCTGCCCTGGCTATTACTGACCACGGGGTTATGTTCGGCGTGGTCGACTTTTATAAAGCCTGTATAGCGGAAGGAATAAAACCAATTCTGGGATGCGAAGTATATGTCGCGCCGCGGACAGCCAAAGACCGGATACCGCATGTTGATGATCGTAATTATCACCTTACCCTTTTAGCTGAGAATGAAGAGGGCTACCGCAATTTGCTTCGGCTCGTCTCGCTTGGTTTTACTGAAGGATTTTATTATAAACCCCGGGTTGACAAGCGTTCCCTGGCCCGCTTCAGTAAAGGCATAATTGCTTTAAGCGGATGCATAGCCGGTGAGGTTGCAGAACTGTTGGGAGCGGGGCAGCATGACCTGGCCAGGAAAGCGGCCATGGAATACAGGGATATTTTCGGCAGGGAAAATTTCTACCTTGAACTGCAGGATCATGGTCTGCCCGTCCAGCAAAAGGTAAACAAGGGGTTGGTCGAGCTTCACAAACAGCTTGATATCCCGCTGGTCGTTACCAACGATATCCATTATGTAAATCGTGAACATGCGGAAATGCAGGATATACTGCTTTGCATCCAAACCGGGAAAACTGTAAATGACCCGGCGCGGCTGAAGTTTCAGTCCGATCAGCTTTACCTGAAAAGTGAAGAAGAGATGTCCGTTAGTTTCAGTGAACTTGGACAAGCCATGGCAAACACGTTAAAAATTGCGGAACGCTGCAAGGTTGCCTTGAGTTTTGGAAATCAATACCTGCCGGATTATCCGTTGCCACAGGGTATTCAACCTGATGCATATCTTGAGGAATTGTGTCTTGAAGGATTGCGCCGCCGCTATGGCGAGCCTTCCGAACAGGTAAAACAACGGATGGGATATGAACTTAACGTAATCAAGTCAATGGGATTTTCATC
Above is a window of Desulfotomaculum sp. DNA encoding:
- a CDS encoding thiazole biosynthesis enzyme, which gives rise to MVREERITGLVLNWKAVGMANLHVDPLAVNSRYVIDSTGHDAQVTNIVVRKLKGKLNTQSGALEGEKSMWASRGEEAILANTIEVYPCLYVAGMAANAVVGGYRMGPVFGGMLLSGQKVAQLILNR
- a CDS encoding dihydroorotate dehydrogenase, which translates into the protein MKSLQEEPNLAVEIAGIKFKNPIVTASGTFGFGKEYSVFVDLSKLGGIVFKSLTLQPCPGNPPPRIFETSSGLLNSIGLENPGVENFMKFYLPGLKEISTNIIASIAGGAVEEYAAVAGRLGESEVISALELNISCPNVRHGGMQFGVSPSASAEVVKSVKSVTDKPVIVKLSPNVTNIVEIARSVAAAGADALSMINTLTGMAIDIYRRRPVLGNIKGGLSGPAVKPVAVRAVWDVYREVGLPIIGMGGITCARDALEFIMAGARAVAAGTVNFINPEATIDILEGITFFLKENGIPDINSLVGAAHNQIQGF
- a CDS encoding dihydroorotate dehydrogenase electron transfer subunit, which encodes MIHNPKARIVRQKMIFPGCCLLTILSPDISRTAKPGQFIQVRILPLLDSTLRRPFSIHRVDREEGELSLLYRVVGRGTALLSMEKENNFLDIIGPLGNGFTIPEGKKKLAIAAGGIGIAPLFFLLQELAQSKNKDFSIYTLLGARTREELILADEITSLTDSFSGGVKVATDDGTVGHSGPVTELLEEVLANRLAEMVYVCGPHDFLRVSAAMLEKYGAAGQLSIEERMACGIGACYSCVCRTNRKKGEQPVYKRVCLDGPVFYANEVAF